In Danaus plexippus chromosome 6, MEX_DaPlex, whole genome shotgun sequence, a single window of DNA contains:
- the LOC116778777 gene encoding coiled-coil domain-containing protein 124, producing MPKKSFGENSKAVAARQRKENAKLEKDQKLKKQVEDAEWEDNDERLKKKQQKKDEQEKKRLEQLQKKAEAKALLEKEMESIKSKVAAPPPQKITRAQISQMKERVIKAEPERPVPSKVVVEDPPLEENLNRLQIEGEVAQSVDEALAILSDKSDVDKHPEKRLKAAYTAFEEINLPRLKAENPSLRLSQLKQMLRKEWLKSPQNPLNQKV from the exons ATGCCTAAAAAGTCTTTTGGTGAGAATAGTAAAGCTGTGGCCGCTCGACAGCGCAAGGAAAATGCGAAACTTGAAAAAGATCAGAAATTAAAGAAGCAAGTTGAAGACGCCGAATGGGAGGACAATGATGAAAGACTTAAAAAGAAACAGCAGAAAAAG gaTGAGCAAGAAAAAAAGCGACTGGAGCAACTTCAGAAAAAAGCTGAGGCTAAAGCTTTGCTTGAGAAGGAAATGGAGTCAATAAAGAGCAAGGTGGCCGCTCCTCCGCCACAGAAGATTACACGAGCACAGATCTCTCAGATGAAGGAGAGAGTCATTAAGGCAGAACCTGAACGACCTGTT ccATCTAAAGTTGTGGTTGAAGATCCTCCGTTAGAAGAAAATCTAAACAGACTGCAAATAGAAGGAGAAGTAGCTCAGTCTGTTGATGAAGCATTAGCTATACTCAG tgATAAGTCTGATGTGGATAAACATCCTGAAAAAAGACTGAAGGCTGCCTATACAGCCTTTGAAGAAATCAATTTACCAAGGCTCAAGGCTGAGAATCCATCGCTAAGGTTATCACAACTCAAACAGATGCTCAGGAAAGAATGGCTCAAATCACCTCAGAATCCTCTTAACCAGAAGGTCTAG
- the LOC116779045 gene encoding proline-rich protein PRCC — MALVAYENSDSSEFEDDAEENNIPVKQLKREDDSATKPDSAVPESSTNLFNQLPKPLKDTNSVIEEDDEFLHKKDPQPDIVKPKTRITIPLLSDFKDVQNTVPTSKTKCMGEKKSGLLGILPQPKNKFTSTTKSLIPNVVSQNTKTNNINKKQLPSPVKLKTETKSSVVNEYSDESDNDEDVQNDFFSIHKCVELPPDAPLDIDVKPVERPSTKEPRSLESYFKKETHVELQPDIDLDNPMNYVDDTIPEPIQSIENNTNEILNEEAILKLTGARGKRKREDIQIVDINQQEILDEARAMLMEGLMKDTSKIQSSSRKTGNGPTSQQKRKHQITYLAHQAKANEQELQNQWANNRMSRRQTQSKYGF; from the exons ATGGCTTTAGTTGCTTACGAAAATAGTGACTCTAGTGAATTTGAGGACGACGCGGAAGAAAATAACATACCGGTGAAACAGCTCAAAAGAGAAGATG attctGCCACTAAGCCCGATTCAGCTGTACCTGAAAGTAGTACAAACCTGTTTAATCAACTTCCAAAACCACTTAAAGACACTAACAGTGTAATAGAGGAAGATGatgaatttttacataaaaaggaTCCCCAGCCCGACATAGTGAAACCTAAAACAAGGATAACAATACCTCTATTGAGTGAT TTCAAAGATGTTCAAAATACTGTACCAACTtccaaaacaaaatgtatgggTGAG aaaaagtcTGGACTACTCGGTATACTGCCACAAccgaaaaacaaatttacgagcacaacaaaatcattaatacCTAACGTTGTTTCacaaaacacaaaaacaaataatattaacaagaaACAACTTCCATCGCCAGTAAAGTTAAAGACGGAGACAAAATCCTCTGTGGTGAATGAGTATTCCGATGAAAGCGACAACGATGAAGATGTACAAAATGATTTCTTTTCTATTCATAAATGTGTGGAGTTGCCTCCGGACGCACCATTAGATATTGATGTTAAGCCAGTCGAGCGACCATCCACTAAGGAACCGAGGAGTTTGGAGTCCTACTTTAAGAAGGAGACACATGTGGAATTACAACCAGATATAGATCTTGATAATCCTATGAACTATGTCGATGATACAATTCCTGAGCCAATTCAAAGCATagaaaacaatacaaatgaGATCCTTAATGAGGAGGCt atattaaaactCACTGGCGCTCGAGGAAAGAGAAAACGGGAGGACATACAGATAGTAGATATCAATCAACAAGAAATATTAGATGAAGCGAGAGCGATGTTGATGGAGGGTCTGATGAAGGACACGAGTAAGATACAATCATCAAGTAGGAAAACTGGCAACGGACCAACCAGCCAGCAGAAGAGGAAACATCAAATCACTTATTTGGCGCACCAG gcTAAAGCCAATGAACAAGAGCTTCAAAACCAATGGGCCAACAACAGGATGTCAAGGAGACAGACACAGTCTAAATATGGATTTTAG
- the LOC116779046 gene encoding small ribosomal subunit protein uS11m codes for MFTILRNTLRLSINNLVRPFNTTTPTATEKFDHKRIPADDEGVQGEKIVDIDSVLQTKQNLFPTADSDNLLFDGVPYKDLAICNVRVSHNNTIFTITDAEGKVKLLRSCGIEGFKNTKKGTNIAAQTTAINIANKAIEKGFRTIRVRVRGLGPGRLSAVKGLQMGGLQIVSVTDNTRVSWNPPRPRKAKRL; via the exons atgtttacaattCTAAGAAATACCTTAAGGCTTTCTATAAACAATCTAGTTCGACCTTTTAATACAACAACACCTACAGCTACTGAAAAATTTGACCATAAAAGAATTCCCGCAGACGACGAGGGAGTGCAGGGAGAGAAGATTGTTGATATAGATTCAGTTTTACAAAC aaaacaaaatttattcccAACGGCAGATTCGGATAATCTTCTTTTTGATGGGGTACCCTACAAAGACCTGGCAATATGTAACGTCAGAGTGAGTCACAACAACACCATCTTCACAATTACTGATGCTGAAGGGAAAGTTAAGCTTCTACGATCCTGTGGTATTGAAGGTTTCAAAAACACTAAAAAAGGCACCAACATCGCTGCTCAGACGACTGCTATTAACATAGCCAAT AAAGCGATCGAAAAGGGATTTAGAACCATAAGAGTTCGAGTGAGAGGCCTGGGACCGGGGAGATTG TCAGCGGTCAAAGGATTACAGATGGGAGGACTTCAAATAGTCTCTGTGACAGATAATACAAGGGTGTCATGGAACCCACCGCGACCCCGCAAGGCGAAACGATTGTAG
- the LOC116778776 gene encoding 2-(3-amino-3-carboxypropyl)histidine synthase subunit 2 — translation MSNFTTDGKICIERELEVSKSEIEFDNLEQRYSVTEICNWLKEHNFSKVCLQFPDELIGVSAAIYQEIKKNINVDLYILGDTSYASCCVDSVAAMHVQSDAVIHFGHSCFTKTNIPVFTVLPKRNLSTDAIESVLQDHFKSDDTKLCLFYDAEYEHCKDNIKTMWFRQYPQALMGHLQLNDSPNRFLGRLVKNETGVEYPMESLRDCICIYIGSKGQTVFNFSVSVPALKWFLLDPEDKKLEHLEETIWFKRRRFLIEKCKDANVIGILVCKLAGEQTKQIVKRMKQICKANGKKSYIVSVGKPNVAKLANFPEIDIYVMIACPENDLYNNRDFYRPIIYPFELEVALNSNREQYYNYHVTDYDDLLPGKRHHLEIDHIKQATDVSLVTGKIRENKIHSNEEGGMEVAEKQNWALENIGQNLQERSWKGLEQKLGETDVKNVEEGRKGIPLQYSNEPE, via the exons atgtctAATTTTACAACAGATGGTAAAATCTGTATAGAAAGAGAGTTGGAAGTGTCTAAATCCGAAATAGAATTTGACAACTTGGAACAACGCTACAGTGTTACAGAAATTTGTAATTGGCTTAAGGAACACAACTTTtctaaa GTGTGCTTACAATTTCCTGATGAACTAATTGGGGTCAGTGCTGCTATTtatcaagaaattaaaaaaaatataaatgtagacTTATACATTCTCGGTGACACATCCTATGCtag TTGTTGTGTTGACTCCGTGGCTGCTATGCATGTTCAGAGTGATGCAGTGATTCACTTTGGACATTCGTGTTTCACAAAGACAAACATCCCCGTGTTCACGGTACTGCCAAAACGGAACTTATCCACTGATGCCATAGAATCAGTATTACAAGATCATTTCAAATCAGATGACACTAAACTCTGTTTATTTTACGATGCAGAATATGAACACTGTAAAG ATAACATCAAGACGATGTGGTTCCGACAGTATCCACAAGCTCTAATGGGTCACTTACAACTAAATGACTCTCCTAACAGATTTTTGGGGAGACTTGTTAAAAATGAAACCGGCGTTGAATACCCAATGGAAAGTTTAAGAgattgtatttgtatatacattgGATCGAAAGGACAGACAGTGTTTAATTTTAGTGTTTCAGTTCCAG CTTTGAAATGGTTCCTACTGGATCCAGAGGACAAAAAACTTGAACATCTAGAAGAAACAATTTGGTTTAAAAGGAGAAGATTTTTGATAGAGAAATGCAAAGATGCAAATGTCATCGGCATACTGGTGTGTAAACTTGCCGGTGAGCAGACGAAACAAATAGTAAAaagaatgaaacaaatatgtaaagctaatggaaaaaaaagttacatagTGTCAGTGGGGAAGCCGAATGTTGCCAAGTTGGCGAATTTCCCAGAG AttgatatatatgttatgataGCTTGTCCGGAAAATGACTTGTATAACAATCGAGACTTCTACAGACCAATAATATACCCTTTTGAATTGGAAGTGGCGCTCAATTCTAATAGGGAGCAATACTACAACTATCATGTTACAGACTATGACGATCTCTTGCCAGGGAAACGCCATCACTTAGAAATAGATCATATTAAGCAAGCAACTGACGTCAGTCTTGTGACTGGCAAAATaagggaaaataaaatacatagcaATGAAGAGGGTGGCATGGAGGTGgctgaaaaacaaaattgggCATTAGAGAACATCGGTCAGAACCTTCAAGAGAGGTCATGGAAAGGATTGGAACAAAAATTAGGAGAGACTGATGTCAAAAATGTTGAAGAAGGTCGGAAAGGAATCCCCTTACAGTACAGCAATGAACCAGAATAG